In Haliaeetus albicilla chromosome 20, bHalAlb1.1, whole genome shotgun sequence, a genomic segment contains:
- the KCNE3 gene encoding potassium voltage-gated channel subfamily E member 3 isoform X1, with protein MAHVGDRVPVSLPGQHLLQGPGKTRGLEEDMEEDNRTETWHRSLQAVLNALNQTLHGVILCPTDRPATIARNASTHTSHPGRNDNAYMYILFVMTLFAVTVGSLILGYTRSRKVDKRSDPYHVYIKNRVSMI; from the exons ATGGCACACGTGGGGGACCGTGTTCCCGTGTCCCTTCCCGGCCAGCACCTGCTCCAAGGCCCTGGCAAGACACGAGG CCTGGAGGAGGACATGGAGGAGGACAACCGGACAGAGACCTGGCACCGAAGCCTCCAGGCAGTGCTTAATGCCTTGAACCAGACACTGCATGGGGTCATCCTCTGTCCCACTGACCGCCCCGCCACCATCGCACGCAACGCCAGCACCCACACCAGCCATCCCGGCCGCAATGACAACGCCTACATGTACATCCTCTTCGTCATGACGCTTTTTGCCGTCACGGTGGGGAGCCTCATCCTGGGCTACACCCGCTCCCGCAAAGTGGACAAGCGCAGCGACCCGTACCACGTCTACATCAAGAACAGGGTCTCCATGATCTGA
- the KCNE3 gene encoding potassium voltage-gated channel subfamily E member 3 isoform X2, which yields MEEDNRTETWHRSLQAVLNALNQTLHGVILCPTDRPATIARNASTHTSHPGRNDNAYMYILFVMTLFAVTVGSLILGYTRSRKVDKRSDPYHVYIKNRVSMI from the coding sequence ATGGAGGAGGACAACCGGACAGAGACCTGGCACCGAAGCCTCCAGGCAGTGCTTAATGCCTTGAACCAGACACTGCATGGGGTCATCCTCTGTCCCACTGACCGCCCCGCCACCATCGCACGCAACGCCAGCACCCACACCAGCCATCCCGGCCGCAATGACAACGCCTACATGTACATCCTCTTCGTCATGACGCTTTTTGCCGTCACGGTGGGGAGCCTCATCCTGGGCTACACCCGCTCCCGCAAAGTGGACAAGCGCAGCGACCCGTACCACGTCTACATCAAGAACAGGGTCTCCATGATCTGA